The following proteins are encoded in a genomic region of Arachis stenosperma cultivar V10309 chromosome 4, arast.V10309.gnm1.PFL2, whole genome shotgun sequence:
- the LOC130976495 gene encoding MDIS1-interacting receptor like kinase 2-like: MSRKYLLIFLFYVLVKLSCVALAASDKKNEEANALLKWKTTLDNKSQLILSSWNNGTSPCRWKGIQCDKSKSITTMNIENFGLKGTLHTLTFSSFPNLLSINIYNNLFHGTIPPQIGNLSRVNRLNLSKNFFEGSIPKEIFTLTSLHGLDLFECHLSGQIPESIGNLANLTYLDFGNNNLSGHIPTGIGKLVNLEYLSFIDNYHLSGSIPMEIGMMTNLHTIDFSSNTLSGAIPPTIGNLSNLQQLYLSNNTLSGSTPPSIWNMSNLTLLYLNSNNLSGTIPASIENLANLDSLALDNNHFSGSIPSTLGNLTKLFQLYLGFNNFSGPIPASIGNLINLNYLSFHTNNLYGTVPETIGNLKGLNMLELATNKFNGTLPQGINNLTSLNTLSVSNNNFIGHLPTQICSGGLLSYFNAENNHFTGSVPRSLKSCSNIARLTLQGNQLEGDIAEIFGIYPNSVHIDLSDNKFYGQISPNWGKSHNLQNLYMSNNNISGAIPPQIVEATNLGRLRLSSNQLNGKIPKELGNMKNLFELSISNNHLSGNIPPEIGSLKNLTILHLAGNEVSGNIPREVMQLPNLVELNLSINRLEGSIPSGIASLKPLSSLDLSNNLLNGTIPRWLGDLTQLNFLNLSHNDLSGNIPSSFDGMSALISVNISHNQLEGPLPNNQAFLNASIWSLKSNKGLCANNVTGLERCTKKHSLKMILSLIFGALALALCVVGVSMYILCRRGRKREDEVKEVQSEEHFCIWSHDGKMAFETIIEATNNFDDKYLIGNGGQGSIYKAELPSGMVVAVKKLHEKTAIGEETYNLKAFENEIKALTEMKHRNMIKLYGFCQHSRFSFLVYKYLEGGSLDQVLRDEAEASKFDWGKRVNAIKGVANALSYMHHDCIPPILHGDISSKNVLLDSEYEAHVSDFGTAKFLKPGSSWTTLVVTYGYGAPELAQTMEVTEKSDVYSFGVLCLEILMGKHPGDLIISLLSPTTASITYNLLLVDVMDQSPPHPKNSIVEEIMWITKWALECLRQSPQSRPSMHQISKELMMGKSPLANHQFPMIRIGQLIEEGSGSALT, translated from the exons ATGTCGAGAAAATATCTCTTAATATTCCTGTTCTATGTCCTTGTGAAACTCTCTTGTGTGGCTTTAGCTGCAAGTgataagaagaatgaagaagcaAATGCACTCTTAAAGTGGAAGACCACCCTTGATAACAAAAGCCAACTTATCTTGTCATCTTGGAACAACGGCACAAGTCCATGCAGATGGAAAGGAATTCAGTGTGACAAATCAAAGTCAATCACAACCATGAACATTGAAAATTTTGGACTCAAAGGTACACTCCACACTCTCACCTTCTCTTCGTTCCCAAACCTCCTCAGCATAAACATATACAACAACTTGTTCCATGGAACCATTCCCCCGCAGATTGGTAACTTGTCAAGAGTTAATCGATTGAACTTGTCCAAAAATTTCTTTGAAGGTTCCATTCCTAAAGAGATCTTCACCTTGACAAGTCTCCACGGGCTTGATCTTTTTGAGTGCCATCTAAGTGGTCAAATCCCTGAGTCTATAGGAAATTTGGCCAACTTAACATATCTAGATTTTGGAAACAACAATCTTTCTGGCCACATTCCTACCGGGATTGGCAAATTGGTCAACCTTGAGTATCTTTCTTTCATAGATAATTATCATCTTTCTGGTTCCATCCCAATGGAAATAGGAATGATGACAAACCTTCATACGATTGATTTCTCAAGCAACACTCTCTCTGGGGCTATCCCTCCTACCATTGGTAACTTGAGCAATTTGCAACAATTATACCTTTCTAATAACACACTCTCTGGGTCAACTCCACCCTCCATCTGGAACATGTCTAACTTGACCTTGTTATATCTTAATAGCAATAACCTTTCTGGAACCATCCCTGCTTCCATAGAAAACTTAGCCAACTTAGATTCCCTTGCACTTGATAACAATCACTTTTCTGGATCCATTCCTTCCACATTGGGAAACTTGACAAAGCTCTTCCAATTATACCTCGGCTTTAATAATTTTTCTGGACCAATTCCTGCCTCTATAGGTAATCTGATCAATTTGAATTACTTGAGCTTCCATACAAACAACCTCTATGGAACTGTCCCTGAAACAATTGGAAACTTGAAAGGCCTCAATATGCTAGAATTGGCCACCAACAAGTTTAATGGCACCCTTCCACAGGGCATTAATAACTTGACAAGTTTGAACACCCTTTCCGTGTCCAATAACAATTTCATTGGCCATTTGCCAACTCAAATCTGCTCAGGTGGATTACTCTCATACTTCAATGCTGAGAACAACCATTTTACTGGATCAGTGCCAAGAAGTTTGAAGAGTTGCTCTAACATTGCTAGACTCACATTACAGGGAAACCAGTTGGAAGGTGACATTGCAGAAATTTTCGGCATATATCCGAATTCAGTACATATTGATCTGAGTGATAACAAGTTTTATGGTCAGATTTCACCAAACTGGGGAAAGAGCCATAACCTTCAGAACTTGTACATGTCCAACAACAATATTTCTGGTGCTATACCACCACAAATTGTTGAGGCTACTAATCTGGGTAGGCTTCGCCTTTCTTCAAACCAACTGAATGGAAAGATTCCAAAGGAACTAGGGAAtatgaaaaacttgtttgaactCAGTATCAGTAACAATCATCTCTCAGGAAACATTCCACCAGAAATAGGATCATTGAAGAATCTGACAATCTTGCACCTAGCAGGAAATGAGGTTAGCGGCAACATACCAAGAGAAGTTATGCAGTTACCCAACTTGGTTGAATTGAACTTGAGCATCAACAGACTAGAGGGAAGCATCCCCTCTGGCATTGCCTCATTGAAACCTCTCTCTTCTCTTGATCTTAGCAACAATTTGTTGAATGGAACAATACCAAGGTGGCTTGGAGATCTGACGCAATTGAACTTCTTGAACCTCTCACACAATGATCTCTCTGGCAATATTCCATCCAGTTTTGATGGCATGTCAGCCTTGATTTCTGTCAACATATCACACAACCAGTTGGAAGGGCCACTTCCAAACAATCAAGCTTTTCTTAATGCTTCAATTTGGTCCTTGAAAAGTAACAAAGGCTTGTGTGCTAACAATGTCACCGGCTTGGAGCGATGCACAAAGAAGCATAGCCTGAAGATGATATTGTCTCTTATCTTTGGAGCTCTTGCTCTAGCACTTTGTGTGGTAGGTGTTTCAATGTATATTCTTTGCAGACGAGGCAGAAAGAGAGAAGATGAAGTTAAAGAAGTGCAATCAGAAGAGCACTTTTGCATATGGAGCCATGATGGGAAAATGGCATTTGAAACAATCATTGAAGCTACCAATAATTTTGATGACAAATATCTCATTGGAAATGGAGGGCAAGGATCTATTTACAAGGCTGAGTTGCCTTCAGGTATGGTTGTTGCAGTGAAGAAGCTTCATGAGAAGACTGCTATTGGGGAGGAGACATACAATTTGAAAGCATTTGAGAATGAAATCAAAGCATTGACAGAAATGAAGCACCGCAACATGATAAAGCTATATGGGTTTTGCCAACATTCACGGTTCTCATTTTTGGTTTATAAGTACTTGGAAGGTGGAAGCTTGGATCAAGTGCTAAGAGATGAAGCGGAAGCAAGTAAATTTGATTGGGGAAAGAGGGTGAATGCGATTAAAGGAGTTGCTAATGCTCTATCATATATGCATCATGATTGCATACCTCCTATACTTCATGGCGACATATCGAGCAAGAATGTCCTTTTGGATTCAGAATATGAAGCTCATGTCTCTGATTTTGGGACAGCTAAGTTTCTTAAGCCAGGTTCAAGTTGGACAACACTTGTAGTCACCTATGGATACGGAGCTCCTG AGCTAGCTCAGACTATGGAAGTGACAGAGAAAAGTGATGTATATAGCTTTGGAGTGCTTTGTTTGGAGATCCTCATGGGAAAGCATCCAGGAGATTTGATCATCTCATTGTTGTCGCCAACAACAGCATCAATAACATACAATTTGTTATTGGTTGATGTCATGGATCAGAGTCCACCCCATCCTAAGAATTCAATTGTTGAGGAAATCATGTGGATCACAAAGTGGGCACTTGAGTGCTTGAGACAAAGTCCACAATCTCGACCAAGCATGCATCAGATTTCTAAAGAGCTTATGATGGGAAAGTCACCTTTAGCTAATCACCAGTTTCCTATGATCAGAATTGGGCAACTCATTGAAGAAGGATCGGGGAGTGCACTTACGTGA